The DNA region GTCAATTGATAGGTCAGCGTCCGGCGGCGCGCGCGGCTACTACGCCGGGCTCGACCAAGCCTTTAAGGCGTGTGGACAACCATCGGATCGGCGACGCCGACCGTTTCTCTATCCGAACTTGCCTCGAGCGCCTGCACTTTACGCTCGAGTTCGTCGATCCGCCCAGCCAAAGAGCGGGCGTAGCTGTAGACTAGGTCGTCTTCGCTCTCCATGACGGCCGCAAATTCCAACATCTTATTCCAGGCTCTCTTGATCATGTTCATGATGAGTTCCTTAACGAACCATTGAATGACCGGGGATATGTGCGACTGCGCTGCTCAGGCCGGCACTCTCGGCGTCGTTCGCCTTCTTTGACGATTGCTCCGGCGTCTTGATCCGGAACCAGACGGCATAGAGTGCCGGCAGGAACAACAGGATCAGCGCTGTACCCGCAGCGGTGCCGCCGATCAGCGTGTAAGCCATCGATCCCCAGAAAACGGAGTGCGTGAGCGGGATGAAGGCTAGTACGGCCGCCAGCGCCGTCAGGATAACGGGACGGGTTCGTTGCACCGTCGCTTCTATGACCGCGTGATAATCATCGAGGCCGGCCCGCCGGTTCTCCTTGATCTGTTCGGTGAGGATCAGCGTGTTGCGTATCAGGATGCCAGCGAGGCCGATCAAACCAAGGATCGCGTTAAAGCCGAACGGCTGATGGAACAGCAGCAAGACGGGCACGGCGCCGACGAGGCCCAGGGGCGCGGTCAGCATGACCATCGCCATGGTCGAGAACGATCGCACCTGTAGCATCACGATGATCAGCATGGCGGCAATCATCGTCGGGAAGACCACGGCGAGTGCATCGTTGGCCTTCTTTGCTTCCTCGATCGAACCGCCCATCTCGACGCGATAGCCTTGAGGCAGTTTGGCGATGAGGGGTTGGAGTGCCGCCATCACCTGCATGGAGACTTCCGGTGGCTGCGTCGCCTCGTCGATATCCGAACGGATCGTGATCACGGGCGTGCGGTCCCGCCGCTTCATGATCGGCTCCTCGAAGCGAACTTCAGAATGACCGATCTGATCGAGGGGAATGCGCCGCCCGTCGCGGCTGATCAGCGAGAAATCCTTCAACCGCGCAGGGTCGAGACGCTCCGCCCCGGCGCTACGCGCCACGACCGCGACATTGCGGATATCCTCCCGCACCTCGGTAACGTTGAAGCCCGTCAGGAGGAACTGCAACTGCTGCGCAACTTCCGACGAGGACAAGCCGATCAGGTTGAGGCGATCCTGGTCGGGGACGAAGCGAAGTGTCGGGACAAGGTTGCCCCAATCGCGGTTGGCCTGGCGTACATCCGGAACACCTCGCATGATCTCCAGCGCTTCATGCGACAAAGCATAGAGCTTGTCGGCGTCCGGACCCATCAGACGAAATTCGACCGGGAATGGGGTGTAGGGACCGAACACAAGCTGGGTCACGCGCACGGAGGCTTCAGGAGCGAGCCCATGCGCGACCGCCTGCCGCATCCGGAGCTTGAGCGCTTCGCGCGCCTCGGCATCCGGCGTCAGGACCACGATTTTGGCAAAGGCCGGATCGGGAAGTTCAGGCGCCATCGCGAGGAAGAAGCGCGGCGCACCTTGACCGATATAGCTCGTGACAATACTGGCCTCGGGCTGGTTGTGGAGCCAGGTCTCAAGCTTGGCGACGGCCGCGGTCGTCGCTTCGATGCTCGAACCCTCCGGCATGCGAACTTCGACCAGCACTTCCGGGCGATCCGACGTGGGGAAGAACTGCTGCTTCACAGCTCCCATCCCGACGCCAGCGAGCAGAAAGAGACCCACCACTATAGAGACGGTTGCAAACTTCCGGCGAACGGCGAATTTGATCACATCACGAAGCCGCCGGTAGTTCGGCGTGTCATAGATCGCGTGATGTCCTCCACTCACCGGCTTGATGTTCGGCAGCATGGTCACGCCAAGATAGGGTGTGAAGAACACCGCAACGAACCAGGAGACGATCAGCGCAAAGCCTACGACCCAGAAGATGTTGCCGGCGTACTCGCCTGCCGTTGAACGTGCAAAGCCCACCGGCAAGAAGCCAGCAATCGTGACCAGCGTGCCGGACAACATCGGCGCAGCAGTGTGGCTCCAGGCGTAGGCAGCGGCACGAACGCGATCCATGCCCTCTTCCATTTTTACGACCATGACCTCGATTGCGATGATGGCGTCGTCCACTAAGAGGCCGAGCGCGAGGATAAGCGCGCCGAGAGTGATGCGGTCGAAGAAGCGGCCGGTGACTGCCATGATGACGAAGACTACCGCGAGGGTGAGCGGCACGGCCGCGGCCACAACAAGGCCTTCACGCCAGCCGAGGCTAAGAAGGCTGACCAGCAGCACGACGCCGAGCGCCATCGCGAATTTCAGCATGAATTCGCCGACGGCAGAGGAGATATTGACCGCTTGGTCCGTTACCTTGGTCAGGGAAATGCCCAGCGGCAGCGTTGCTGCGATGGCGGTTGTCCGTGCTTCCAGAGCTTTGCCCAGCTCAAGCCCGTTCCATCCCGTTTGCATCACGGCGGCGAGGACGATGGCTTGCTCGCCTTCGTGACGGATCAGGAATGTGGCCGGGTCTTCGTAGCCGCGGCGCACCGACGCGATATCCGAAAGCTTGAGCGTACGCCCGTTGGCGACAATCGGTGTGTCGGCGATCGCCTGTATCCCATTAAAGGCGCCGTCGAGACGAATGAAGACCTGCGGCCCCTTAGTATCGACAGACCCGGCCGGCATCACGGCATTCTGGCGTTGTAGGGCGGAAAAAATATCTTGTGGCGAGACACCGAGGGTCGCAAGGCGCGCGTAAGACAGCTCGATGAAGATGCGCTCGGGACGCTCACCGAGAATGTTGACTTTCTTGACGCCCGGGACGTGCAGCAACTCCTGGCGAATACTTTCCGCTTGCCGAGTGAGGTCGCGCATCGGCATGCCTTTTGCCTTCAAGGCGTAGAGCGCAAAGCTGACATCGGAATATTCGTCGTTGACGAAGGGGCCCAGGACACCCGGCGGCAAGTTTCGCGCTTCGTCGCCGACTTTCTTGCGCGCCTGATAAAACTCTTCCTCCACCGCTGACGGCGGTGTGCTGTCTTTCAGCGTTACAGTGGTCAGCACCAGACCCGGCCGCGTCATCGTCTCGACGCGGTCGTAATAGGTCAGCTCCTGCATGCGCTTTTCAAGCGGCTCTGCAACGAGGTCCTGCATTTCCTTCGCTGTCGCGCCCGGCCATGCAGCCGATATGGTCAAAACCTTGATCGAAAAGGACGGATCTTCGGCGCGGCCGAGATTGAGGAAAGCGATCGCGCCGCCGATCGAGAATAAAATAATGAAGAAAAGCGTGACCGACCGCTCGCGAACTGCCAAGGCCGAAAGATTAAAATTCATTTGCGCACCTGATTTTGCTGGCCGGCGACGGACGAGACCTTGGTGCCTTCCTTAAGCAGATGCGCCCCAAGCGCGACGATCGGTTCGCCGGGGGTTAAGCCCTGGACTACAGCCGTTTCTTCGCCGAGTTCTTTGAGGACGACGTTCTTGAAGTGAACCGTCGAGCTTGAGCGATCGAACGCCCAAACGCCGGTTCGCTGGCCGTCATTCAAGATGGCGCCCATAGGGATTGCGATATCCGTGTCGGCTTGTGTGTTCGCAATTCGGATGGTTACGGTCGCGCCGAGCGGCGCCGCGGCAGCGGCGCCTTCGAGAACGTAACGCGCTTCGTACGTGCGGGTTTGCGGGTCGGCGGCATTCGATATCTGACGGAGACGCGCGGGCCAGCGGCGAGCGCCATCACCATATACCGTGGCTTCCGCACTGGACCCGATGGCGGGCCGAACAGTTTCTGGCAACGCCAGTAGAGCTTCACGCGGGCCCGCTTGGGCGAGTTGAACGACGGTTTGGCCAGCAACGACGACTTGGCCGGGCTCGCCCGAAGTCGCGACCACGATGCCGTCGGCATCGGCGACCAAAGTGGAATAGCCCGCTTCATTACCAGCGACGCGTGCGTCGGCTTCCGCCGCGGCCAATTGCGCTTCGGCGGTATCGAGCGCTGCCTTGGCCTGTTCGTAACGCTGCGTGGAGGCGCCAAGGCCATCCTTCGAGAGAATGGCGTAGCGCTTTTCATCGTTCCGCGCCTGAACGGCGACCGCAGTTGCCGCCATTACAGCGTTCCGCTTCGCGGTCAAGACGAGGCGTAAATCCGTATCGTCGATCCGCATCAACGGCTGACCGACGGTCACCTCTTGGCCGACATCGACGAGGCGTTGGACAATCTTGCCGGCGACGCGAAAGCCAAGATTGCTCTGGACCCGCGCCGCAATACTTCCTGTGAAGGCCCGCTCGGCTCCGACGCTCCGACCGGCCGATGCCAGTCGAACGACTGGGACATCGTTTCTGGGGTCATTTTGGGCAGCCGCTTTTTCACCCGAAGCCGATCCAATCAGCAGGATGGCGACGCCGCCTGCGAACAAAACCGCCGCTCCACCAAGCACATAGCGCCATTTCCGATTCATTTTCCGTCTCCTGGACAGGCTGGGGAGGCA from Pseudolabrys taiwanensis includes:
- a CDS encoding efflux RND transporter permease subunit, whose protein sequence is MNFNLSALAVRERSVTLFFIILFSIGGAIAFLNLGRAEDPSFSIKVLTISAAWPGATAKEMQDLVAEPLEKRMQELTYYDRVETMTRPGLVLTTVTLKDSTPPSAVEEEFYQARKKVGDEARNLPPGVLGPFVNDEYSDVSFALYALKAKGMPMRDLTRQAESIRQELLHVPGVKKVNILGERPERIFIELSYARLATLGVSPQDIFSALQRQNAVMPAGSVDTKGPQVFIRLDGAFNGIQAIADTPIVANGRTLKLSDIASVRRGYEDPATFLIRHEGEQAIVLAAVMQTGWNGLELGKALEARTTAIAATLPLGISLTKVTDQAVNISSAVGEFMLKFAMALGVVLLVSLLSLGWREGLVVAAAVPLTLAVVFVIMAVTGRFFDRITLGALILALGLLVDDAIIAIEVMVVKMEEGMDRVRAAAYAWSHTAAPMLSGTLVTIAGFLPVGFARSTAGEYAGNIFWVVGFALIVSWFVAVFFTPYLGVTMLPNIKPVSGGHHAIYDTPNYRRLRDVIKFAVRRKFATVSIVVGLFLLAGVGMGAVKQQFFPTSDRPEVLVEVRMPEGSSIEATTAAVAKLETWLHNQPEASIVTSYIGQGAPRFFLAMAPELPDPAFAKIVVLTPDAEAREALKLRMRQAVAHGLAPEASVRVTQLVFGPYTPFPVEFRLMGPDADKLYALSHEALEIMRGVPDVRQANRDWGNLVPTLRFVPDQDRLNLIGLSSSEVAQQLQFLLTGFNVTEVREDIRNVAVVARSAGAERLDPARLKDFSLISRDGRRIPLDQIGHSEVRFEEPIMKRRDRTPVITIRSDIDEATQPPEVSMQVMAALQPLIAKLPQGYRVEMGGSIEEAKKANDALAVVFPTMIAAMLIIVMLQVRSFSTMAMVMLTAPLGLVGAVPVLLLFHQPFGFNAILGLIGLAGILIRNTLILTEQIKENRRAGLDDYHAVIEATVQRTRPVILTALAAVLAFIPLTHSVFWGSMAYTLIGGTAAGTALILLFLPALYAVWFRIKTPEQSSKKANDAESAGLSSAVAHIPGHSMVR
- a CDS encoding efflux RND transporter periplasmic adaptor subunit; its protein translation is MNRKWRYVLGGAAVLFAGGVAILLIGSASGEKAAAQNDPRNDVPVVRLASAGRSVGAERAFTGSIAARVQSNLGFRVAGKIVQRLVDVGQEVTVGQPLMRIDDTDLRLVLTAKRNAVMAATAVAVQARNDEKRYAILSKDGLGASTQRYEQAKAALDTAEAQLAAAEADARVAGNEAGYSTLVADADGIVVATSGEPGQVVVAGQTVVQLAQAGPREALLALPETVRPAIGSSAEATVYGDGARRWPARLRQISNAADPQTRTYEARYVLEGAAAAAPLGATVTIRIANTQADTDIAIPMGAILNDGQRTGVWAFDRSSSTVHFKNVVLKELGEETAVVQGLTPGEPIVALGAHLLKEGTKVSSVAGQQNQVRK